The proteins below are encoded in one region of bacterium:
- a CDS encoding lipid-A-disaccharide synthase-related protein: protein MKRLLVVSNGYGEDVEVAQVIGALPSGAVEVFAYPLVGLGHAYPAGVTLLDPRREFPSGGFGARVGPAALWGDLRRGWLRFWRAQRRTLRAQRGRAALTVAAGDVYCLWMAAAAGGPVVHLALPRSEYIGPHSPLELWVMRRAASRVFTRDDVTAAALRRRGIPAEYRGFTLMDTLAPTGETFGIPSGRSVLTLLPGSKPAAFDNLLLLLRAAELVSPGGGERPAVLVAWPPNLSRDQLRRAMETAGAHWDDSDRFRCRGLDVRVTSDRFADALARATVVLGMAGAAHEQAAGLGKPVVAFPGTGPQVTRRFLREQQRLLGDALVVAGTPEEGAAETSALLRDARERERRGRVGRERQGGPGGSSAIAQYLLERLGA from the coding sequence GTGAAGCGGCTGCTCGTCGTCAGCAACGGCTACGGGGAGGACGTCGAGGTGGCGCAGGTGATTGGAGCGCTCCCGTCCGGCGCCGTTGAGGTGTTCGCATACCCGCTCGTCGGCCTCGGGCACGCCTACCCCGCCGGCGTCACGCTGCTCGATCCCCGCCGCGAGTTCCCGAGCGGCGGGTTCGGCGCCCGGGTGGGACCGGCGGCGCTGTGGGGGGATCTCCGCCGAGGGTGGCTGCGATTCTGGCGGGCGCAGCGGCGGACGCTGCGGGCGCAGCGCGGCCGAGCGGCCCTCACCGTGGCTGCCGGGGACGTGTACTGCCTGTGGATGGCCGCCGCGGCCGGCGGTCCGGTCGTGCACCTCGCGCTGCCTCGGTCCGAGTACATCGGTCCGCACTCGCCGCTCGAGTTGTGGGTGATGCGGCGAGCCGCCTCGCGCGTGTTCACGCGGGATGACGTGACCGCCGCGGCGTTGCGGCGGCGCGGGATCCCCGCGGAGTACCGCGGCTTTACGCTGATGGACACGCTCGCTCCAACCGGGGAGACGTTTGGGATCCCCTCCGGCCGGTCCGTGCTCACGCTCTTGCCCGGCAGTAAGCCGGCGGCGTTCGACAACCTGCTCCTGCTGCTGCGTGCGGCGGAACTGGTCTCGCCGGGGGGCGGCGAACGCCCGGCCGTGCTCGTGGCGTGGCCTCCCAACCTGTCGCGCGACCAGCTCCGGCGCGCCATGGAGACCGCGGGCGCGCACTGGGACGACTCCGATCGGTTCCGGTGCCGCGGGCTCGACGTGCGGGTCACGAGCGACCGGTTCGCCGACGCGCTCGCACGTGCGACGGTCGTGTTGGGCATGGCCGGCGCCGCGCACGAGCAGGCGGCCGGGCTCGGCAAACCCGTGGTGGCATTCCCGGGCACGGGACCGCAGGTCACGCGGCGGTTTCTCCGGGAGCAGCAGCGGTTGCTGGGAGACGCGCTCGTGGTCGCCGGAACGCCTGAGGAGGGAGCCGCCGAGACGTCGGCGCTGCTGCGCGACGCCAGGGAGCGAGAGCGGCGCGGCCGCGTTGGCCGGGAGCGCCAGGGCGGCCCGGGCGGGTCGTCGGCGATCGCGCAATATCTTCTCGAGAGACTGGGCGCGTGA
- a CDS encoding glycosyltransferase family 39 protein: MRDAGPSEAGRPEPTGGRDRLWTAVLLAGAAVLTFYRLGAGSLWDQDETKYAQVAREILERGDWVTLYVNHVPWYVHPPFYMWLTALTGSAFGFSELTVRFWSGVFSVVAVYATVLIGRDLFGPRVGWLAGAVFAVTFHFLVQSRLAVFDTVLLAWMLLGVHAFLRAYQHGRRADWLRFFLYCGLATLTKGPIGLILPGLVAAAFVTVRGAWHRWREVPWAAGIAVYVAVGLSWYGAETWLHGRAFVSTVFGYYGVGRFFGVVENQAGPWYYYVPILVLGAFPWTAFWPAAAAFHGRRLRDDGSLFVALWCVLTFAFYTAAGTKLPNYVLPIYPLAAVGVAAWWEAFLPVRRLGWEGWMSLALLVVLLGALCWGIGGYLAQLYPARFHALGHLLVAPAVALAAGVALVLVLTVTGARLAALLAMCAAMAVTWLSVVTWVVPVVEAEKPMKPLALEIRAALRPGDRIIGYRFDIYSSLIYYTDHHVDWIDDPRALRAAVCAPGRVFVVSHLDELARVRLPAVVSRYAVRGDVVAVVKPAEAHCTP; this comes from the coding sequence GTGAGGGACGCCGGGCCCTCCGAGGCCGGGCGTCCCGAGCCGACCGGGGGGCGCGACCGGCTGTGGACCGCGGTCCTCCTCGCCGGCGCTGCCGTCCTGACGTTCTACCGGCTCGGCGCCGGATCGCTGTGGGACCAGGACGAGACGAAATACGCGCAGGTCGCCCGGGAAATCCTCGAGCGGGGCGACTGGGTGACGTTGTACGTGAACCATGTTCCGTGGTACGTGCACCCGCCGTTCTATATGTGGTTGACCGCGCTCACGGGCAGCGCCTTCGGCTTCAGCGAGCTCACCGTGCGGTTCTGGTCCGGCGTCTTCAGCGTCGTCGCCGTGTATGCCACGGTCTTGATCGGACGCGACCTGTTCGGCCCTCGGGTCGGCTGGCTCGCCGGTGCGGTGTTCGCGGTCACGTTTCATTTCCTCGTGCAATCGCGCCTCGCGGTCTTCGACACCGTGTTGCTCGCGTGGATGCTGCTCGGCGTGCACGCGTTCCTTCGGGCGTACCAGCACGGCCGGCGCGCGGACTGGCTGCGCTTCTTCCTGTACTGCGGGCTCGCCACCTTGACCAAGGGGCCGATCGGTCTGATCCTGCCCGGGCTGGTCGCGGCCGCGTTCGTCACGGTTCGAGGCGCCTGGCACCGGTGGCGCGAGGTGCCCTGGGCGGCCGGGATCGCGGTGTACGTCGCCGTCGGGCTGTCGTGGTACGGTGCCGAGACGTGGCTTCACGGCCGGGCGTTCGTGTCGACCGTGTTCGGGTACTACGGCGTCGGGCGGTTCTTCGGGGTCGTGGAGAACCAGGCCGGCCCGTGGTACTACTACGTGCCGATCCTGGTGCTCGGCGCGTTCCCCTGGACGGCGTTCTGGCCGGCGGCGGCGGCGTTTCACGGGCGCCGGCTGCGCGACGACGGGAGCCTGTTCGTCGCGCTGTGGTGCGTGCTCACGTTTGCGTTCTACACGGCGGCGGGGACGAAGCTGCCGAACTACGTCCTGCCGATCTATCCGCTGGCGGCGGTCGGGGTGGCCGCGTGGTGGGAGGCGTTCTTGCCGGTGCGGCGGCTGGGGTGGGAGGGCTGGATGTCCCTGGCGCTCCTCGTCGTGCTGCTGGGCGCGCTGTGCTGGGGGATCGGCGGCTACCTCGCCCAGCTCTATCCCGCGCGGTTTCACGCGCTGGGTCACCTGCTCGTCGCGCCGGCGGTGGCGCTCGCGGCCGGGGTCGCGCTGGTGCTGGTGCTGACGGTGACGGGGGCCCGGCTTGCCGCGCTGCTCGCGATGTGCGCGGCGATGGCCGTCACGTGGCTCAGCGTCGTGACGTGGGTGGTGCCGGTGGTCGAGGCGGAGAAGCCGATGAAGCCGCTCGCGCTCGAGATTCGTGCGGCGCTTCGCCCCGGCGATCGGATCATCGGGTACCGGTTCGACATCTACTCGTCGCTCATCTACTACACCGACCACCATGTCGACTGGATCGACGATCCGAGGGCCCTGCGTGCGGCCGTATGCGCGCCCGGCCGGGTGTTTGTCGTGAGCCACCTGGACGAGCTGGCGCGGGTGCGGCTGCCCGCGGTCGTCTCGAGGTACGCGGTGCGGGGGGACGTCGTGGCCGTGGTGAAACCGGCGGAGGCGCACTGCACGCCGTAG
- a CDS encoding DUF302 domain-containing protein produces MLTTYGFGTRVSLPYDQAIERTRALLKAEGFGVLTEIDVQKTMKEKLGVEFRRYVIIGACNPPLAHRALEAELEIGLLLPCNVIVYEADGGSVVSVMDPNAALGMVGNDAVRPIAQEARARLERVVSRLREA; encoded by the coding sequence ATGTTGACGACGTACGGATTTGGGACGCGGGTGTCGCTCCCCTACGATCAGGCGATCGAGCGCACGCGTGCGCTGCTCAAAGCGGAAGGGTTCGGCGTGCTCACGGAGATCGATGTTCAGAAGACAATGAAGGAGAAGCTCGGCGTGGAGTTCCGTCGGTACGTCATTATCGGCGCGTGCAATCCGCCGCTCGCGCACCGGGCGCTCGAGGCCGAGTTGGAGATCGGTCTGCTGCTCCCCTGCAACGTCATCGTGTACGAGGCCGATGGCGGGAGCGTGGTGTCCGTCATGGATCCCAACGCGGCACTCGGTATGGTAGGCAACGACGCCGTCCGCCCGATCGCGCAGGAGGCGCGGGCTCGCCTGGAGCGGGTCGTCTCGCGACTGCGGGAGGCCTGA
- a CDS encoding universal stress protein produces the protein MYRRILIPTDGSACSQLALEHALGLAKEQQAEVRIVHVLDLQPLYTSEALDVEPIVDAWRRSAEAVVTEAAAAAARSGVHAEHAVLEALGHRVADVIVDESKRWQADLIVIGTHGRRGLHHVLLGSVAEGVVRTTTVPVLLIRGR, from the coding sequence ATGTATCGCCGTATTCTGATTCCCACCGACGGGAGCGCGTGTAGCCAACTCGCGCTCGAGCACGCACTTGGGCTCGCCAAGGAACAGCAGGCCGAGGTCAGGATCGTCCACGTGCTCGACCTGCAGCCGCTGTACACCTCCGAGGCCCTGGACGTCGAACCGATCGTCGACGCGTGGCGGCGCTCCGCGGAGGCGGTGGTCACCGAGGCCGCCGCGGCCGCCGCACGGTCCGGCGTCCACGCGGAACACGCCGTGCTTGAGGCGCTGGGCCACCGCGTGGCGGACGTCATCGTCGACGAGAGCAAGCGCTGGCAGGCCGACCTGATCGTGATCGGAACGCACGGCCGGCGCGGACTTCACCATGTCCTGCTTGGGAGCGTGGCGGAGGGGGTCGTGCGGACCACGACCGTGCCCGTGCTGCTGATCCGTGGCAGGTGA
- a CDS encoding plasma-membrane proton-efflux P-type ATPase, with amino-acid sequence MAGDARDGTPAVDAAASTRVPSGLTTQEAEERLRRFGPNAIREETPPAWRALLGKFWAPVPWMLEGTIVLELLLRKPFEAVVFALLLAFNGILGFAQEHRAERALRLLRERLAVQARVRRDGRWDRLPAAVLVPGDVVHVRAGDFVPADLRLVDGHLGIDQSALTGEALPIEAEAGATAFVGSVVKDGEATGEVTATGAGTAYGKTAELVRTAVAPGHLATLVAGIVRYLVVFDLLLVAALIAYAVAARLPMTDVLPFGAIILIAAIPVALPATFTLATVLGAMELAGRGVLVARLSAIEEAAEMDVLCADKTGTLTQNRSAIAALAPTPPYTEAELLGWAALACDEATQDPIDQAILTAARARQVPLPFTGRVRFVPFDPATKRSGVIFHDGDVARQVVKGAVQVVVPEGAPDRAWAAERRDALAAGGARVLAVAAGRPDALALVGLVALHDPPRDDSKTLVRRLRDLGIRVVMVTGDGLATAAAVAAQVGIGPRAAPAGMLDQVQDPEAARYDIFARVLPEGKFNLVSALQRDGHRVGMTGDGVNDAPALRQAEVGIAVATATDVAKAAAGLVLTRSGLVNIVTAVEVSRRIHQRMLTYTLNKIVKTFELSLLLTLGLIVGGIFVTTPLLIVLLLFANDFVTMSVATDLARAAPAPDRWDVRALVLAALGVAGVLLAFSSGVVWAGWRVWHLPLSTLQTVVFLWLVVGMQATVYPVRERGRWWGSRPGRWLVVSTVGDLAAVSLLATRGWLMAPVGPGVIGALLVVGAVYMVVADLVKVPVFRACGLR; translated from the coding sequence GTGGCAGGTGACGCGCGGGACGGTACGCCCGCGGTCGATGCCGCGGCGTCGACGCGCGTGCCCAGCGGCCTGACCACCCAGGAGGCCGAGGAGCGCCTCCGCCGGTTCGGCCCGAACGCCATCCGTGAAGAAACGCCGCCGGCTTGGCGGGCGCTGCTCGGGAAGTTTTGGGCGCCGGTGCCCTGGATGCTCGAAGGCACGATCGTGCTCGAACTGCTGCTTCGGAAGCCGTTCGAAGCGGTGGTGTTCGCGCTCCTGCTGGCGTTCAACGGGATCCTCGGCTTTGCCCAGGAGCACCGTGCCGAGCGCGCGCTCCGGCTCCTGCGGGAGCGGCTCGCGGTCCAGGCCCGGGTGCGCCGCGACGGGCGGTGGGACCGGTTGCCCGCAGCCGTGCTGGTTCCCGGCGACGTCGTGCACGTGCGCGCCGGCGACTTCGTGCCGGCGGACCTGCGCTTGGTCGACGGCCATCTCGGCATCGACCAGTCGGCGCTCACGGGCGAGGCCCTCCCGATCGAGGCGGAGGCCGGCGCCACCGCGTTCGTCGGCTCGGTGGTGAAGGACGGCGAGGCGACCGGGGAAGTCACGGCGACGGGTGCCGGGACGGCGTACGGCAAGACCGCGGAGCTCGTCCGCACGGCTGTCGCGCCGGGGCATCTGGCAACGCTGGTCGCGGGCATCGTGCGCTACCTTGTCGTGTTCGATCTCCTGCTGGTCGCGGCCCTGATCGCCTACGCGGTGGCCGCGCGGCTACCCATGACCGATGTGCTTCCGTTCGGCGCCATCATTCTGATTGCCGCCATCCCGGTGGCGCTCCCAGCGACGTTTACGCTCGCGACGGTGCTCGGGGCGATGGAGCTCGCCGGTCGCGGCGTGCTGGTCGCACGGCTGTCGGCGATCGAAGAAGCCGCCGAGATGGACGTGCTCTGCGCGGACAAGACGGGGACGCTCACCCAGAACCGCTCCGCTATCGCCGCGCTTGCGCCGACCCCGCCGTACACGGAAGCCGAGCTCCTCGGGTGGGCTGCCCTTGCCTGCGACGAAGCGACGCAGGACCCCATCGACCAGGCGATCCTCACCGCCGCCCGGGCGCGGCAGGTGCCGTTGCCGTTCACGGGGCGGGTGCGGTTTGTTCCGTTCGACCCCGCGACGAAACGGTCCGGAGTGATCTTTCACGACGGGGACGTTGCTCGACAGGTGGTGAAAGGCGCGGTCCAGGTCGTCGTGCCGGAAGGCGCGCCGGACCGCGCCTGGGCGGCCGAACGCCGGGACGCGCTCGCGGCCGGCGGGGCCCGCGTGCTCGCGGTGGCGGCGGGCCGACCCGACGCCCTGGCGCTCGTCGGGCTCGTTGCGCTGCATGATCCTCCGCGCGACGACTCCAAGACGCTCGTGCGGCGTCTCCGTGATCTCGGGATCCGTGTTGTCATGGTCACGGGAGACGGGCTCGCCACCGCGGCGGCCGTCGCGGCGCAGGTCGGCATCGGGCCGCGCGCGGCTCCCGCGGGGATGCTCGACCAGGTGCAGGATCCTGAGGCGGCGCGCTACGACATCTTCGCCCGGGTGTTGCCCGAGGGCAAGTTCAACCTCGTCAGCGCGTTGCAGCGCGACGGCCATCGCGTCGGCATGACGGGCGACGGCGTCAACGACGCCCCTGCGTTGCGGCAGGCCGAGGTCGGCATCGCCGTCGCCACCGCCACTGACGTCGCCAAGGCCGCCGCCGGCCTCGTGCTGACACGCTCGGGCCTGGTGAACATCGTGACGGCGGTGGAGGTGAGCCGGCGGATCCACCAGCGCATGCTCACGTACACGCTCAACAAGATCGTGAAGACGTTCGAGTTGTCGCTCTTGCTGACGTTGGGCCTCATCGTCGGCGGCATCTTCGTCACGACGCCGCTGTTGATCGTTCTGCTACTGTTCGCGAACGACTTCGTGACCATGTCCGTCGCGACGGATCTGGCCCGGGCTGCGCCCGCGCCCGACCGCTGGGACGTGCGCGCGCTCGTTCTTGCCGCGCTCGGTGTGGCGGGCGTGCTGCTGGCGTTTTCGAGCGGCGTCGTGTGGGCCGGCTGGCGGGTGTGGCACCTGCCGCTCTCCACGTTGCAGACCGTGGTGTTTCTCTGGCTGGTGGTGGGGATGCAGGCGACCGTCTACCCCGTGCGGGAGCGAGGGCGGTGGTGGGGCTCCCGGCCGGGCCGCTGGCTTGTCGTGAGCACCGTCGGGGACCTGGCGGCCGTGAGCCTGCTGGCAACCCGGGGCTGGCTGATGGCGCCTGTCGGCCCCGGAGTCATCGGCGCGCTCCTCGTCGTGGGGGCCGTGTACATGGTGGTTGCCGATCTCGTGAAAGTGCCGGTGTTTCGAGCCTGCGGGCTGCGCTGA
- a CDS encoding sulfocyanin-like copper-binding protein, translating into MVSTDTHERRHTRKCFWSRASQAAFVAFLLLGTATTVLGAGTVPPVGYDGATHTVSLSLTAAQADAYNFNGYAGGALVVKVPTGSTVQVTMRNVAADVSHSVLVAPWDQRTKGSGFTPAFPGAAPADFETGITSHDPPLHFTFSARSAGTYALLCGVPGHALIGMWDELDVVDGLSAPSATTK; encoded by the coding sequence ATGGTCTCGACCGACACGCACGAGCGGCGTCACACTCGGAAATGTTTCTGGAGCCGGGCGTCCCAGGCGGCGTTCGTCGCGTTCTTGCTGCTGGGCACCGCGACCACCGTCCTCGGCGCCGGGACGGTCCCACCGGTCGGCTACGACGGGGCGACGCACACCGTGTCCTTGAGCCTTACCGCGGCACAGGCAGACGCATACAACTTCAACGGTTACGCCGGCGGTGCGCTGGTCGTGAAGGTGCCGACGGGAAGCACGGTGCAGGTGACGATGCGGAACGTCGCGGCGGACGTTTCGCACAGCGTGCTCGTGGCACCCTGGGACCAGCGCACCAAAGGGAGCGGGTTCACGCCGGCATTTCCCGGTGCGGCGCCCGCCGACTTCGAGACGGGGATCACGTCGCACGACCCTCCGCTGCACTTCACCTTTTCCGCCCGCAGCGCCGGGACATATGCCCTTCTCTGCGGCGTGCCGGGGCATGCCCTGATCGGCATGTGGGACGAACTCGACGTTGTGGACGGACTGAGCGCGCCGTCCGCGACGACCAAGTGA
- a CDS encoding sulfite oxidase, translated as MDREPAAGPGTEWNGGLSRRALLYRSGTIAGVVAFAGAWPLVRDALAQEPAIPGVAAGMKVISRSPINLETPIPPLRTWITPNDWFFVRLHLPGYAQLNRETWQMTIDGAVGQPLRLAWADMQRFTHVELTAWVQCAGNRRGHFQPKAAGGQWDRGAVGNARWSGVRLRDVLLSANPTVKAHHVAFEGSDPNGAAPPYVRSIPIEKALDPNTLLVFEMNGQPLPTLHGFPVRALVPGWVGSANVKWIRAIHLVEEEWNGPYMKDLYRINPVPMNPTDKTFSFSQDFVPTTVFPVNSFFTSPVTGDTLPAGSVTLAGVAYAGETGIAKIEVSVDGGAWRPARITTPGSAYAWYQWELVETLARGRHEIAARATDWRGRTQPREGLWNPQGYFYNAWDVLALTAS; from the coding sequence ATGGACCGTGAACCTGCTGCTGGACCGGGTACAGAGTGGAACGGTGGACTGTCCCGCCGGGCGTTGCTCTATCGATCGGGGACGATCGCTGGGGTGGTCGCGTTTGCTGGAGCGTGGCCGTTGGTCCGCGACGCGTTGGCGCAGGAGCCAGCAATCCCCGGGGTCGCCGCGGGGATGAAAGTGATTAGCCGGTCACCGATCAACCTGGAAACGCCGATCCCGCCGCTGCGGACATGGATCACGCCCAACGACTGGTTCTTCGTCCGCTTGCACTTGCCAGGGTACGCGCAGCTCAACCGGGAGACGTGGCAGATGACAATAGACGGAGCAGTCGGACAACCCCTCCGTCTCGCGTGGGCCGACATGCAGCGGTTTACACATGTCGAGCTCACCGCATGGGTCCAGTGCGCGGGCAACCGGCGCGGACACTTCCAGCCCAAGGCCGCGGGCGGGCAGTGGGATCGCGGGGCCGTCGGGAACGCCCGATGGTCCGGCGTACGCCTGCGTGACGTGCTGCTGTCGGCCAACCCCACGGTGAAAGCGCATCATGTGGCGTTTGAGGGGAGCGATCCCAACGGTGCCGCTCCACCGTACGTCCGCAGCATCCCGATCGAGAAGGCCCTCGACCCCAACACGTTGCTGGTCTTCGAGATGAATGGCCAGCCGTTGCCGACCCTCCACGGATTCCCGGTTCGCGCGCTCGTGCCGGGATGGGTCGGATCGGCCAACGTGAAGTGGATCCGAGCGATTCACCTGGTGGAGGAGGAGTGGAACGGACCGTATATGAAGGACCTCTACCGGATCAATCCGGTCCCCATGAACCCGACCGACAAAACCTTCAGCTTCTCCCAGGACTTCGTTCCCACCACGGTGTTCCCGGTGAACTCATTCTTTACATCGCCCGTCACGGGCGACACGCTCCCAGCGGGCTCCGTGACCCTTGCTGGGGTCGCCTACGCGGGGGAGACTGGAATCGCGAAGATCGAGGTCTCCGTGGACGGCGGGGCGTGGCGGCCGGCGCGGATCACGACGCCTGGGTCCGCGTACGCATGGTATCAGTGGGAGTTGGTGGAGACGCTTGCCCGCGGACGGCACGAGATCGCCGCACGCGCGACCGACTGGCGGGGCCGCACCCAGCCGCGTGAGGGATTGTGGAACCCTCAAGGGTACTTCTATAATGCCTGGGACGTGCTCGCGTTGACCGCCTCCTAG
- a CDS encoding NAD-dependent epimerase/dehydratase family protein, with translation MRILVTGGAGFIGSTLSERLLALGHEVTCLDIFDSHYDPAIKRHNLAGAARSPRFRLVEGDIGDAALIDRLLLEQVDSVVHLAARPGVRPSIADPAAYERVNVLGTITLLEACRRHPVRHVVFASSSSVYGLSRDIPFHEETSRLLPASPYGVTKLAGEYFCRAYQHLHTIPITCLRFFTVYGPRQRPDMAIHRFVRLIDEGKPIPVYGDGTARRDFTYIDDVVDGVVRAIERPQRFKIYNLGTHDTVMLRDLVAVIERALGKTAAISRQPDQPGDVPITYADVSAAGRDLGYAPSTHIEAGVARFVEWFRASRAALASPDSSAGST, from the coding sequence ATGAGGATCCTGGTCACGGGTGGGGCGGGGTTTATCGGGTCGACACTGAGCGAGCGGTTGCTCGCGCTCGGGCACGAGGTGACGTGCCTGGACATCTTCGACTCGCACTACGATCCGGCGATCAAGCGGCACAACCTGGCGGGCGCGGCGCGGTCGCCGCGCTTTCGGCTGGTGGAGGGCGACATCGGGGACGCCGCGCTGATCGACCGGCTCTTGCTCGAGCAGGTGGATAGCGTGGTGCACCTGGCGGCCCGGCCGGGGGTGCGTCCCTCGATTGCGGATCCCGCCGCGTACGAGCGCGTCAACGTGCTCGGCACGATCACGCTGCTCGAGGCGTGTCGGCGCCACCCGGTGCGTCACGTCGTGTTCGCCTCGTCGTCGTCGGTCTATGGCCTCTCGCGCGACATCCCGTTTCACGAGGAGACGAGCCGGCTGCTCCCGGCATCGCCGTACGGCGTCACGAAGCTGGCGGGCGAGTACTTCTGCCGTGCATACCAGCACCTCCATACGATCCCGATCACATGCCTGCGGTTTTTCACGGTGTACGGCCCCCGGCAGCGCCCCGACATGGCGATCCACCGCTTCGTGCGCCTGATCGACGAAGGGAAGCCGATCCCGGTATACGGGGACGGCACCGCGCGGCGAGACTTTACGTACATCGACGACGTCGTGGACGGGGTGGTGCGGGCGATCGAGCGCCCGCAGAGGTTCAAGATCTACAATCTGGGGACCCACGACACCGTGATGTTGCGCGATCTCGTCGCGGTGATCGAGCGCGCCCTCGGCAAGACGGCCGCGATTTCGCGGCAGCCCGATCAGCCGGGAGATGTCCCGATCACCTACGCGGACGTGAGCGCGGCCGGACGCGACCTGGGGTACGCACCGTCCACGCACATCGAGGCGGGCGTCGCGCGGTTCGTGGAGTGGTTCCGGGCGTCGCGGGCGGCCCTCGCCTCACCGGACAGTTCGGCCGGCAGCACGTAG
- a CDS encoding aminoglycoside phosphotransferase family protein, translated as MTTEHAHNEQPLGGGQLSPVVRVGDTIRRPTGPWTPAVHALLAHLEQAGYPGAPRALGTDDQEREILSFVPGEVPAPDNPPPYVWAESALTGAARLLRQYHDVVADFVPPRGAVWQTDDASGQEREIICHNDVAPWNTGFLDGVPSAFIDWDLAGPGRRLWDVVYALWHFVPLYAEEKCARLGCDPSLDERARRARSFCDAYRLPDGAVVIDAVLERQWRARERIRTRAERGDPAFVGLWRRGVGTGILHDLAFVRRNAVTLARYVSHTGGR; from the coding sequence ATGACGACGGAGCACGCGCACAATGAACAACCGCTGGGTGGCGGACAGCTCTCGCCCGTCGTGCGCGTCGGGGACACCATCCGACGTCCGACGGGTCCGTGGACGCCCGCCGTCCACGCGCTCCTCGCGCACCTCGAGCAGGCGGGCTACCCCGGGGCGCCGCGGGCCCTCGGGACCGATGACCAGGAGCGCGAGATTTTGTCGTTCGTCCCCGGCGAGGTGCCCGCTCCGGACAACCCGCCGCCGTATGTCTGGGCGGAGTCCGCGTTGACGGGGGCGGCGCGGTTGCTGCGACAGTACCACGACGTCGTTGCCGATTTCGTCCCTCCCCGCGGCGCCGTGTGGCAGACGGACGACGCGTCAGGACAGGAGCGCGAGATCATCTGTCACAACGACGTGGCGCCGTGGAACACCGGGTTCCTGGACGGGGTCCCGAGCGCGTTCATCGACTGGGACTTGGCCGGACCGGGCCGGCGGCTGTGGGACGTCGTGTACGCGCTGTGGCATTTCGTTCCGCTGTACGCCGAAGAGAAGTGCGCCCGCCTGGGATGCGATCCTTCCCTGGACGAGCGCGCCCGGCGCGCCCGCAGCTTTTGCGACGCGTACCGGCTTCCCGACGGTGCGGTGGTGATCGACGCGGTGCTCGAGCGACAGTGGCGCGCCCGCGAGCGCATCCGCACGCGGGCCGAGCGCGGGGACCCGGCGTTCGTCGGGTTGTGGCGCCGAGGCGTCGGGACGGGTATACTCCACGACCTCGCGTTCGTGAGACGCAACGCGGTGACGCTGGCCCGCTATGTGAGCCACACCGGCGGCCGGTAG